One stretch of Syntrophales bacterium DNA includes these proteins:
- a CDS encoding D-alanyl-D-alanine carboxypeptidase, whose amino-acid sequence MHHFVMRIAAFFITVVLFLPSCLFGANEKILPGEVLVVLGKPIYRYAKWGIHVVDIETNEILYSLNAGEFFHPASITKLFTAAAALEHLGGDYRVKTTVLGDGFLDRRGTFHGNLIIVPRGDVFLNGWKKMFGSNHGEGLSLPSGLKTIVLSLKSKGINRIVGNVLVDDRVFERRSIYSLLRPGVFLYTISPSSFEGNTKEPSRYLPIFFKRALTEEGIKVQLQEVGERSKRKKFSRKKEVLVEYESPPLREYLKVIIKYSHNPGADMIPMLLALEDGKRTFEEGIRRLTDVLLMARIDAMAVSFGDCSGISPANLLTPESVVKLLVFMNAHRETKAFKECLSVLGVDGTLQSVVGKESPIYGKLIGKTGTLKSFDVLNNTSLIKSKGVAGYITTVKGRNLALVIIVNNVHLPDAQDAPSSGLDDVGRDLIRIAEIIHAKN is encoded by the coding sequence ATGCATCATTTTGTTATGAGGATAGCTGCCTTTTTCATTACAGTTGTTTTGTTTTTGCCGTCTTGCCTCTTTGGAGCAAACGAGAAGATTCTCCCTGGAGAAGTTCTCGTTGTTTTGGGTAAACCTATTTATAGGTATGCGAAATGGGGGATCCACGTAGTGGATATCGAAACGAACGAAATTCTATATTCCTTGAATGCTGGAGAGTTTTTCCATCCCGCTTCGATAACTAAGTTGTTCACTGCGGCGGCTGCATTAGAGCACCTCGGTGGAGATTATAGAGTAAAAACCACCGTTCTTGGTGATGGGTTTTTGGACAGAAGGGGGACATTTCACGGAAATCTTATAATTGTACCGAGAGGAGATGTGTTTTTAAATGGTTGGAAAAAAATGTTTGGCAGTAACCATGGGGAAGGTCTGTCGCTACCAAGTGGTCTTAAAACTATTGTTCTTTCTTTAAAGAGTAAGGGGATTAACAGAATTGTGGGCAACGTACTCGTGGATGATCGAGTGTTCGAGCGGAGGAGTATTTATAGTCTTTTACGACCCGGAGTGTTTCTTTACACTATATCTCCTTCGTCTTTTGAAGGAAATACTAAGGAGCCTAGCCGGTATTTGCCGATTTTTTTTAAGAGAGCTTTGACTGAGGAGGGAATAAAGGTTCAACTACAAGAGGTGGGTGAAAGGAGTAAAAGGAAGAAGTTCTCTAGAAAGAAAGAGGTGCTTGTGGAATATGAATCTCCTCCGCTTAGGGAGTATCTCAAGGTGATCATTAAGTACAGTCATAATCCAGGTGCGGATATGATTCCCATGTTGCTTGCGTTAGAAGATGGTAAGAGAACTTTCGAAGAGGGGATACGGAGGTTGACAGATGTATTGTTGATGGCCCGTATTGACGCGATGGCTGTTTCCTTTGGCGATTGTTCTGGCATTTCTCCAGCCAATCTTCTAACCCCAGAGAGTGTGGTTAAACTGCTCGTTTTTATGAATGCCCATAGGGAGACAAAGGCGTTTAAAGAGTGTTTATCTGTCCTAGGTGTTGATGGCACGTTACAGAGCGTTGTTGGCAAAGAGAGTCCCATATATGGTAAGTTAATCGGTAAAACGGGAACTTTGAAGTCATTCGACGTTCTAAATAACACCAGTTTGATTAAATCCAAGGGTGTGGCAGGATATATAACCACTGTGAAGGGACGCAATTTGGCCTTGGTAATAATAGTTAACAATGTTCATCTACCGGACGCACAAGACGCACCCTCTTCTGGCCTTGATGATGTGGGTAGAGATCTGATTAGAATTGCGGAGATTATACATGCGAAGAATTGA
- a CDS encoding RidA family protein codes for MKKNAIICETVPAIGPYSSAVEAGPFIFCSGQIPIDPKTGEVVTGNVAKAAEQALNNLREVLRSAGVDLEDVVKVTLFLVDMDDFPVVNEIYARFFERDYPARTTVQVARLPRNAQIEIEAIAMRQSWK; via the coding sequence ATGAAAAAAAATGCGATCATTTGCGAAACTGTTCCCGCAATTGGACCCTATTCTTCAGCAGTTGAGGCGGGTCCATTTATTTTCTGTTCGGGACAGATTCCCATCGATCCAAAGACGGGAGAAGTTGTGACGGGCAATGTTGCCAAAGCGGCCGAACAGGCGTTGAACAACTTGAGAGAGGTTCTTAGGTCGGCTGGTGTGGACCTTGAGGATGTTGTAAAAGTAACCCTTTTTCTAGTTGATATGGATGATTTCCCTGTGGTGAATGAGATATACGCCCGTTTCTTTGAGAGGGATTACCCCGCAAGGACAACGGTTCAAGTGGCCCGGCTGCCGAGAAATGCTCAAATAGAGATTGAGGCTATTGCAATGAGGCAGTCGTGGAAATAA
- a CDS encoding TonB-dependent receptor, which produces MKRLCMTLVFICFTVSHVMADGLYETRMKDIVVTSTRTEKSLEAVPGETRLISKEDFEKRNVITVDSAMNALPGVFVRRTNLMDTLSSVTLRGIPGQSRTLVMKDGIPLNSAYTGDVTLTSMATGDVEKIEVAQGPYSSLYGGYAMGGVVNIITRLPEKRELILRGGYGTSWHRGESLDDLQTYYISYGDKLTNNWKLLVSYGYKATNGYPKDLVTTSVKPPSGYTGWSYISSTQGATNYLIGDKGDNTWWDDSLSVRTAYALSTKANLKLSLMRTRYKYNYDEPHTYIRDANGNPVYSYTSGSSTVRESAYTSGMGMRVINIYDAQLETEIGSVKSKLTVGLNDVEKNWYTLPNTATSPYATLSGENGKLSSSPNQNFLSDLQFSIPLLKMHFLTLGVSYKLGRANTEEHNVKYYKDEDSKKDLTYNSGGKDEVFAVYAQDEIAILENLSVFVGLRGDWWRTYDGYANQFGTGAFAKTYDSRSSSSFSPKLSLVYRPFEKTTLKGSVGKAFRPPTIYELYRTWVGTGTGSSQSSPRVTYKGNPDLQPEKVWAWDMGVKQQLWRGAGFGVTYFENHLKDLIYRKTGDTVQSGGIWVREDVFINAGKAECRGVSLEMEQRIADWLRLVGNFTYQDARIKENIAKPSTVDKRLTYVPDKMFNVTAELERGAFFASVTGRYLSKRYTDDENKDTVNSVPGSYDPFFRWDTKVSYKFNKHIKASITVENVFGEEHYESYRAPGRLWFAELELKF; this is translated from the coding sequence ATGAAGCGATTGTGTATGACGCTTGTTTTTATTTGTTTCACAGTTTCTCATGTCATGGCTGATGGGCTTTATGAAACCAGGATGAAGGACATTGTAGTTACTTCCACTAGGACGGAGAAGAGTTTGGAAGCAGTGCCTGGTGAAACAAGGCTAATATCAAAAGAAGATTTTGAGAAGAGAAACGTTATTACAGTTGATAGCGCTATGAATGCGCTTCCAGGTGTATTTGTAAGACGGACGAACTTGATGGATACTCTATCATCGGTGACACTCCGCGGTATACCTGGTCAAAGCCGAACACTTGTGATGAAAGATGGTATACCTCTAAACAGTGCCTATACGGGAGATGTTACGCTTACAAGCATGGCAACAGGTGATGTTGAAAAAATCGAGGTAGCACAGGGACCATATTCCAGTCTCTACGGGGGTTATGCGATGGGAGGGGTGGTGAATATCATCACCCGATTACCCGAGAAAAGGGAACTCATTTTAAGGGGTGGTTATGGAACGAGCTGGCATCGAGGAGAAAGTCTTGATGATCTCCAGACGTATTACATTTCGTACGGTGATAAACTAACTAATAATTGGAAGCTCCTTGTTAGCTATGGGTACAAAGCCACAAACGGTTATCCGAAGGATCTCGTAACCACCTCTGTAAAACCACCAAGTGGGTATACAGGGTGGTCCTACATCTCTTCTACGCAGGGAGCGACGAATTATCTGATCGGTGACAAAGGAGATAACACCTGGTGGGATGATAGTTTAAGTGTCCGAACCGCCTACGCTTTAAGTACAAAAGCCAACCTGAAGCTCTCCCTCATGAGGACCCGCTATAAGTACAACTATGACGAACCTCACACGTACATAAGGGATGCCAATGGGAATCCCGTTTATTCCTACACGTCAGGTTCGAGTACGGTGAGGGAAAGTGCTTACACGAGCGGGATGGGCATGAGAGTAATTAACATATACGATGCCCAATTGGAGACAGAGATAGGATCTGTAAAATCGAAGCTTACAGTTGGTTTGAATGATGTGGAAAAGAACTGGTACACTTTGCCCAATACTGCTACATCACCGTACGCGACTCTGAGCGGTGAAAATGGCAAACTCTCCAGCAGTCCTAATCAGAACTTCCTGAGCGATTTACAGTTTTCTATTCCGCTACTGAAGATGCACTTTTTAACGTTGGGTGTTTCTTACAAGTTGGGAAGGGCAAACACGGAGGAGCATAATGTCAAGTACTACAAAGATGAGGATTCAAAAAAGGACTTGACGTACAATTCTGGAGGTAAGGATGAGGTTTTCGCGGTTTATGCCCAGGATGAGATTGCTATTCTGGAAAATTTGAGCGTGTTTGTTGGTCTTAGGGGCGATTGGTGGAGAACGTACGATGGTTATGCGAACCAATTTGGAACTGGTGCTTTTGCAAAGACATACGATTCACGTAGTTCTTCGTCTTTCAGTCCCAAGTTGTCGCTGGTCTACAGGCCCTTTGAGAAAACTACTCTGAAAGGTTCTGTGGGAAAAGCGTTCCGTCCACCAACTATATACGAACTTTATAGAACCTGGGTTGGAACAGGAACTGGGTCTAGTCAGTCTTCCCCTAGAGTTACGTACAAAGGTAACCCCGATCTACAACCAGAGAAGGTTTGGGCATGGGATATGGGAGTAAAGCAGCAACTTTGGAGAGGTGCTGGCTTTGGTGTTACCTATTTTGAAAACCACCTCAAAGACCTTATTTACAGGAAAACTGGTGATACTGTTCAGAGTGGTGGTATATGGGTTAGGGAAGATGTCTTCATAAATGCTGGTAAAGCCGAGTGCAGAGGTGTTTCTTTGGAGATGGAACAACGTATCGCAGATTGGTTGCGTTTAGTGGGGAACTTTACTTATCAAGATGCAAGAATCAAGGAAAATATTGCCAAACCCTCCACAGTGGATAAGAGATTGACATACGTACCAGATAAGATGTTCAACGTAACAGCAGAGCTTGAGAGAGGGGCCTTTTTTGCGTCTGTGACTGGCAGGTATCTCAGTAAGCGCTACACAGATGATGAGAATAAGGATACTGTTAACAGCGTTCCTGGTTCCTACGATCCTTTCTTTAGGTGGGATACGAAGGTTTCGTATAAGTTTAACAAACACATAAAGGCATCCATCACTGTGGAAAATGTGTTTGGAGAGGAACACTATGAATCATACAGGGCACCGGGAAGGTTGTGGTTCGCGGAGTTGGAATTGAAGTTTTAA
- a CDS encoding transglutaminase-like domain-containing protein, with the protein MNKHNVSLILVVLLLLVFPGHIRSENFTLTGNMESSFIYELQDKITLEGGINELVLSFVIPESFSSPTYSQEISDFRLVFNPEPGSQSRSNDKRGNTIVTATWFSPPRSIDARLSCHVKSATTLKILETRAPFPLTEIKGDLQDYLRATELVQSDHPKIKELAEKLTRGVNTEFDAVLRIVSWVVDNVKYVTPPVRYDALYTLESGKGNCQNYSHLSAALLRASGIPVRIVNGITLNHPYDIELEKGTLTLKMGQGRHSWIEVWFPDLGWAPFDPQNTVLFVSNRFIRVEVGVDNNETKNDGLLRWAQLKDAKQPLLQENISVSFRLDKIKVAGVRESYGPRNLLLTPNVKAMFEPVKVEPPPPLPPPPTEEQKKKLRYEIPYVFGNLEFPEDVDFAFPRTTQETGSGTFEMRKNFFVETAEYVTTKLIQYAQVFILKRPLKLQEVALALHNFGGDGWLWVDLYRDNKGKPGELIATSDMVPLDALSLKPGYRWTAFDFRNESPELMPGAYWIALGFTGSPIVNWFYTYGKPVGPVDGTRYKGVYQEDWSGALNYEFNYKVTGLTVKDFESRDEKVNNPPSSLKKGGQRVKKKS; encoded by the coding sequence ATGAATAAGCACAATGTATCGTTGATTTTAGTTGTTTTACTCCTTCTAGTTTTCCCCGGGCATATCCGAAGCGAGAACTTCACGTTAACGGGTAATATGGAATCTTCGTTTATCTATGAACTTCAAGACAAGATCACGCTGGAGGGAGGAATAAACGAGCTTGTTTTGAGTTTTGTGATACCGGAGAGTTTCTCTTCGCCGACGTATAGCCAGGAGATAAGTGATTTTAGGTTGGTCTTCAATCCTGAGCCAGGAAGTCAGTCGAGATCAAATGACAAAAGGGGCAATACTATAGTAACGGCAACGTGGTTTTCGCCTCCCAGAAGTATAGACGCGCGACTCTCCTGTCATGTAAAAAGCGCAACTACTTTAAAAATCCTGGAAACAAGGGCACCGTTTCCACTGACTGAAATAAAAGGAGATCTTCAAGATTATTTGCGAGCTACGGAGCTTGTCCAATCCGATCACCCCAAGATAAAAGAATTGGCCGAAAAACTTACGAGGGGCGTGAATACAGAATTCGATGCAGTTTTGCGTATTGTTTCTTGGGTCGTAGACAATGTAAAGTACGTCACGCCTCCGGTTAGGTACGATGCCCTTTATACGTTAGAATCAGGGAAGGGTAACTGCCAAAACTATTCACACTTGAGTGCCGCACTGCTCCGGGCTTCGGGAATACCAGTACGCATTGTAAATGGTATTACTCTCAATCACCCCTATGATATCGAGTTGGAAAAGGGAACCTTAACACTAAAGATGGGTCAGGGGAGACATTCGTGGATTGAGGTGTGGTTTCCTGATCTGGGGTGGGCTCCTTTTGATCCTCAGAACACTGTTCTTTTTGTATCGAATCGCTTTATAAGGGTTGAGGTGGGAGTGGATAATAACGAAACTAAAAATGATGGCTTGCTCCGTTGGGCACAGTTGAAGGACGCAAAGCAACCCCTGCTTCAGGAAAATATATCTGTTTCTTTCAGATTGGACAAAATAAAAGTCGCGGGGGTTCGGGAATCTTATGGTCCTCGTAATCTCCTGTTAACGCCCAATGTAAAAGCCATGTTTGAACCAGTGAAAGTTGAACCTCCGCCACCGCTTCCTCCACCGCCGACGGAGGAGCAGAAGAAAAAGTTGCGTTACGAGATCCCTTACGTTTTTGGGAATCTGGAATTCCCTGAGGATGTGGATTTTGCTTTTCCTCGTACTACTCAGGAGACGGGATCGGGTACATTTGAGATGAGGAAGAATTTTTTTGTGGAGACAGCAGAGTATGTAACAACTAAACTAATTCAGTATGCACAGGTATTCATATTGAAGCGACCATTGAAGCTTCAGGAAGTAGCCCTTGCTCTTCATAATTTCGGTGGTGATGGTTGGCTGTGGGTAGATCTTTATAGAGACAACAAGGGAAAACCAGGGGAATTAATCGCAACCAGTGATATGGTACCCTTAGATGCATTGTCACTAAAGCCCGGCTACAGATGGACAGCCTTCGATTTCAGGAATGAAAGTCCGGAACTTATGCCTGGAGCGTACTGGATTGCCCTCGGATTTACAGGCAGTCCCATTGTTAATTGGTTTTACACCTATGGGAAACCTGTTGGTCCAGTGGATGGGACACGCTATAAGGGGGTTTATCAGGAGGATTGGAGTGGGGCCCTAAATTACGAGTTCAATTACAAAGTGACAGGGCTTACCGTTAAAGATTTTGAGAGCAGAGATGAAAAAGTTAACAATCCACCGTCATCTTTGAAAAAGGGAGGTCAAAGGGTAAAAAAGAAAAGTTAA
- the nikR gene encoding nickel-responsive transcriptional regulator NikR, whose amino-acid sequence MSDLVRFGISVDRWLLESFDQLIRRRHYTNRSEAIRDLIRQELAKKEIEEDREVAGAITFIYDHHQRELLNRITDIQHNYLEVIKSSQHIHLDHHNCLEVVAVKGRFSVIDNLFNSLRSLKGVVNASLSISTNVSN is encoded by the coding sequence ATGTCGGATCTTGTACGTTTCGGTATATCGGTTGATAGGTGGTTACTTGAGAGTTTTGATCAGCTGATCAGAAGAAGGCACTATACTAACAGGTCCGAGGCGATACGTGACCTTATACGTCAGGAACTGGCAAAGAAGGAGATTGAGGAGGACCGTGAAGTCGCAGGTGCAATAACGTTTATTTACGATCACCATCAGAGGGAACTGCTGAATAGAATAACAGATATTCAGCATAACTATTTAGAGGTAATTAAGTCTTCCCAGCACATCCATCTTGATCATCACAATTGTCTGGAAGTTGTTGCTGTAAAGGGGAGATTTTCTGTGATTGATAACCTGTTCAACTCTCTGAGATCGTTAAAAGGTGTTGTGAATGCATCGTTGAGTATTTCAACCAACGTGTCTAACTGA
- a CDS encoding ABC transporter substrate-binding protein, whose product MYNEDLRILRSLQILTFLPVVLFVGIAVAARPSVAATALRHVDRLGRHVEIPVPVKRVVFLQMYELIPVLEIWDRVVGLSRYAIKNDLLMAARPNVSKLYPIVGGGTDINLEVLVGVKPELIITWAATPEQVRFLERKGFRIIAEYPETINELCEFMRLLGRIFQCEQRVSRVIVEMESVLRDIRARLAYLRESQIPRVLWLGSRPTTVACRHSISHELISIGGGKNPAGDLPYRNIEVSLEQIIKWNPDVIFIWGSARYGVHQILNNPRWRIVNAVKKGRVYKAPEWSTWSPRVALLALWMAMKIHPDLFKEVSFTLTADRFYRKFFGIPSSHGGVF is encoded by the coding sequence ATGTATAACGAGGACTTACGTATTTTAAGATCCTTACAAATTCTCACTTTCTTACCAGTGGTTCTCTTTGTGGGTATAGCAGTGGCAGCTCGTCCTTCGGTTGCTGCCACTGCTCTTCGTCACGTAGATAGATTGGGTCGACATGTGGAAATTCCTGTTCCTGTAAAGAGAGTTGTGTTCCTCCAGATGTATGAATTGATCCCGGTCCTTGAGATCTGGGATCGCGTGGTGGGACTGAGTAGATATGCTATAAAAAATGATCTTTTGATGGCAGCCCGGCCAAACGTGAGTAAACTGTACCCTATTGTTGGTGGTGGGACGGATATAAATCTAGAGGTCCTTGTAGGAGTTAAACCGGAGTTGATAATCACCTGGGCGGCAACACCAGAGCAAGTCCGTTTCTTGGAGAGGAAGGGATTCAGGATTATCGCTGAGTATCCGGAGACTATTAATGAACTCTGCGAATTTATGCGCCTTTTAGGTAGAATTTTTCAGTGTGAACAGCGGGTATCCCGTGTGATAGTTGAGATGGAGTCGGTTTTGAGGGATATACGTGCACGTTTAGCTTATTTACGGGAGTCACAGATCCCCCGAGTGCTCTGGCTGGGATCCAGACCTACAACAGTTGCGTGTCGTCACAGCATAAGTCACGAGTTGATAAGTATTGGTGGCGGAAAAAATCCTGCGGGCGATCTACCGTACCGCAACATAGAGGTATCTTTGGAGCAAATCATCAAGTGGAATCCTGATGTGATTTTCATCTGGGGAAGTGCAAGGTACGGTGTGCACCAAATATTGAACAACCCTCGTTGGAGAATTGTTAATGCGGTGAAAAAGGGCAGGGTGTATAAGGCCCCGGAGTGGTCCACGTGGTCACCCCGAGTTGCCCTGCTGGCACTGTGGATGGCTATGAAGATCCATCCGGACCTTTTTAAGGAGGTGAGTTTTACGCTCACCGCAGACCGTTTTTATCGTAAATTTTTTGGCATTCCGAGCAGTCATGGAGGAGTTTTTTGA
- a CDS encoding NAD(P)H-hydrate dehydratase: protein MKVVTVSEMREIDKYAIEYLNIREEILMENAGLAAYQVIEREVGKIKGKIVVVVCGTGNNGGDGLVVSRKIHSQGGDVRVFIVGSHTQFKGATQLNFQIVKNLNIPVHINPSQELLSKDLSECDCIIDAIFGTGLSRPIDGYIREIIETINESGKKVLSLDIPSGVNGNTGIIMGTAIKAHATVTFGLPKLGNLLYPGFKMGGKLYISNISLPPELLEKDSLKVAVNEPPPLPPRDPEAHKGSVGDCLFIAGSSGYYGAPYLAAMSFYKAGGGYSRLATPRSIVGFLSRGGSEIVFLPQDETNEGTIAYSNLDKLLSLADRVDIVVVGPGLSLHEETKKLVRSLTAEIKKPLLIDGDGITAIADSQDVIRSREKPTIITPHPGEMTRLTKMTIHELTKDRVEILRKTSDKLRSIIVLKGAHTLIGYPDGRVLINTTGNAGMATAGSGDVLTGTIAAMYGSGLSIEDAVAKGVYIHGRAGDIAASRLGMDGITASDIMETLPYALQEERLKQPVEKAYTEI, encoded by the coding sequence ATGAAAGTAGTTACTGTTTCCGAAATGAGAGAAATTGATAAATATGCAATTGAATATCTAAATATCAGAGAAGAAATCCTTATGGAAAATGCGGGTCTCGCCGCCTATCAAGTTATCGAGAGAGAAGTAGGTAAAATCAAAGGGAAAATAGTCGTTGTAGTATGCGGAACGGGCAATAATGGAGGTGACGGACTCGTAGTAAGCCGCAAAATACATTCCCAAGGTGGTGATGTTCGTGTTTTCATAGTAGGATCTCACACTCAGTTCAAGGGGGCAACACAGCTCAACTTTCAAATAGTCAAAAATTTAAATATACCGGTTCACATAAACCCCTCCCAAGAACTACTCAGCAAAGATCTCTCAGAGTGTGATTGCATAATTGACGCCATTTTCGGCACAGGCCTTTCACGTCCGATTGATGGTTACATCAGAGAGATTATTGAGACCATCAATGAAAGTGGGAAAAAAGTGCTAAGTCTCGACATCCCATCAGGGGTAAATGGGAATACGGGTATTATCATGGGTACAGCAATTAAAGCTCATGCAACGGTGACTTTTGGTTTACCAAAACTAGGGAACCTTCTATACCCAGGATTCAAAATGGGAGGCAAATTGTACATAAGTAATATATCCTTGCCACCTGAACTTCTGGAAAAGGACTCACTGAAAGTTGCCGTTAACGAGCCTCCACCTTTACCACCACGAGATCCCGAAGCACACAAAGGCAGTGTTGGAGACTGTCTCTTCATAGCCGGATCATCCGGATACTATGGAGCTCCGTATCTTGCAGCCATGTCCTTCTACAAAGCAGGAGGTGGATATTCCCGTCTCGCAACTCCTCGTTCAATAGTAGGCTTTCTCTCCCGGGGCGGCAGTGAAATTGTATTTCTACCACAAGATGAAACCAATGAGGGTACAATCGCATACAGCAACCTGGATAAATTACTTTCTCTTGCTGATAGAGTGGATATTGTTGTTGTTGGACCGGGTCTATCCCTTCACGAGGAAACAAAAAAGCTCGTTCGCAGCCTCACCGCTGAAATTAAAAAACCACTTCTCATCGATGGTGATGGCATAACGGCCATTGCTGACTCACAGGATGTTATAAGGTCAAGAGAAAAACCCACTATTATTACCCCCCATCCGGGGGAAATGACCCGTCTAACAAAGATGACCATTCATGAATTAACAAAAGACAGAGTAGAGATCCTAAGAAAAACATCTGATAAACTGCGTTCTATCATCGTACTCAAGGGGGCTCACACATTAATTGGGTATCCTGATGGACGAGTACTGATCAACACGACAGGAAACGCAGGGATGGCGACGGCAGGGTCCGGTGATGTGCTCACAGGAACAATTGCAGCCATGTACGGGTCCGGTTTATCCATCGAAGATGCGGTAGCCAAAGGTGTTTACATACACGGCCGTGCCGGAGATATTGCTGCCTCCCGTCTGGGCATGGATGGCATCACCGCTTCAGATATTATGGAAACTCTGCCTTACGCACTTCAAGAAGAACGCTTGAAGCAACCTGTGGAAAAGGCCTACACTGAAATCTGA
- a CDS encoding CoA transferase, translated as MAGPLTGLKILDFTTLLPGPYATMFLADLGADVLRVVAPSRPDLVELLPPKIPGTEMGAVSAYLGRGKRNLSLNLKDPRGIKIIHQLIMDYDIIVEQFRPGVMAKLGLDYESLKKVNPAIIYCSISGYGQTGPLKERAGHDINYLALSGLMSYSGRKETGPVLTGMQIADIASGSYNAILGILASVIYRMKTGKGQYIDISMTDGVVAFNAMAGAAFLVDGKEPGREGNWLNGGSLYDFYETKDGEYISVGSLEPQFFAAFCRAIGRPDLIQETVVPKNLDKVKNEIRDIFRSKTRDEWVAIFKNEDCCVEPVLSLTEAFNSENVKAREMVVDVPLPNGGSVRQLANPIRFSETKQEYKSIAVPSGFHNREVLKELGYTDEEIDEFQKTGLFS; from the coding sequence ATGGCAGGCCCATTAACTGGTTTGAAGATCCTCGATTTTACAACTCTCCTACCCGGCCCATATGCCACCATGTTCCTCGCAGATTTAGGTGCCGATGTCTTGCGAGTAGTTGCACCATCTCGTCCCGACCTCGTTGAGCTCCTGCCTCCCAAAATACCAGGAACGGAAATGGGTGCCGTGTCTGCATATTTAGGTAGGGGGAAACGAAACTTATCCTTGAATCTCAAAGATCCAAGAGGAATCAAGATAATTCACCAGTTGATCATGGATTACGATATAATAGTCGAACAGTTCCGCCCCGGAGTAATGGCCAAACTTGGGCTTGATTACGAGAGTCTTAAAAAGGTAAATCCAGCTATTATCTATTGCTCCATAAGTGGGTACGGACAAACAGGGCCCCTAAAGGAAAGGGCAGGGCACGATATAAACTATCTTGCCCTCTCCGGCTTGATGTCTTATTCAGGTCGAAAAGAAACAGGACCAGTTCTAACGGGGATGCAAATAGCCGATATCGCTTCTGGATCCTACAACGCTATTTTAGGAATCCTTGCGTCAGTTATATACCGAATGAAAACTGGAAAAGGTCAGTACATAGATATCTCCATGACAGACGGAGTTGTGGCATTTAACGCTATGGCCGGGGCAGCTTTTTTAGTTGATGGTAAAGAACCGGGTAGGGAGGGTAACTGGCTGAACGGAGGATCTCTTTACGATTTTTACGAAACAAAAGATGGAGAATACATAAGCGTGGGAAGTCTGGAACCTCAGTTCTTTGCAGCTTTCTGCCGTGCTATAGGTAGACCAGATTTAATCCAGGAAACTGTGGTACCCAAAAACCTGGACAAAGTGAAGAACGAGATCAGAGATATATTTCGCTCCAAAACGCGGGACGAATGGGTGGCCATCTTTAAAAACGAAGACTGCTGTGTAGAACCCGTTCTTTCATTAACAGAGGCGTTCAACAGTGAAAACGTAAAGGCCAGAGAAATGGTTGTTGATGTACCTCTGCCAAACGGGGGATCGGTGCGTCAACTGGCTAACCCCATCCGGTTTTCAGAAACCAAACAAGAATATAAAAGCATAGCCGTTCCCTCAGGATTCCACAACCGAGAGGTACTTAAGGAGCTCGGTTACACAGACGAAGAAATAGACGAATTCCAAAAAACGGGTCTGTTCTCATAA
- a CDS encoding TonB family protein produces MGQYSGFSEKEIGIVSSIVLHLLVFSLFFIAPAIGVSTRSDTIHVSLVSYSDLRRESDLSRRETVKKSIPKLSDTVPDQGRELPYTSPMPVKDVQSVELEKKDVVPSDVTAGVSSKDVTSAAGFSASGLTVLDTSFGNSEGPKFLHQEKPVYPFLAKRLGREGHVVLRLFIDKHGVLRHVEVVQPGELGFTEAAIEAVKRSTFIPAIRNGKHVDCRALLTVWFKLE; encoded by the coding sequence ATGGGGCAGTACTCGGGATTTTCAGAGAAAGAGATTGGTATAGTTTCGTCGATTGTTTTGCATCTTCTTGTTTTTTCGCTTTTTTTTATCGCCCCAGCTATTGGAGTTTCTACTCGCTCGGATACCATTCATGTGTCTTTAGTTTCTTATAGTGATCTTCGCAGGGAAAGTGATTTATCTCGGAGGGAAACTGTAAAAAAGAGCATACCCAAGTTATCTGATACGGTTCCTGATCAGGGGCGTGAGTTACCTTATACTTCTCCAATGCCGGTGAAAGATGTGCAGTCTGTGGAGTTAGAGAAAAAGGATGTGGTTCCGTCTGATGTTACAGCTGGAGTGAGTTCAAAAGATGTTACATCCGCCGCTGGATTTTCCGCATCAGGTCTAACAGTGTTAGATACGAGTTTTGGAAATTCAGAAGGACCTAAATTTCTCCACCAAGAAAAACCGGTGTATCCTTTTTTGGCCAAGCGGTTGGGCAGAGAGGGGCACGTTGTTTTGCGTCTTTTTATAGATAAGCACGGTGTTCTAAGACATGTTGAAGTTGTTCAACCTGGTGAACTTGGATTTACAGAAGCGGCAATAGAGGCTGTGAAAAGATCCACTTTCATTCCTGCCATACGTAATGGAAAGCACGTGGATTGTCGGGCATTACTGACAGTCTGGTTCAAACTAGAGTGA